GATGATTCCGTGAAGATCCGGAGGCCGCGCGGAGTACTTCCGGCTGCCCGGACGGTATCTCCTGCGCCGTGCTCGCCCCTAACCTCAGTCTCAAGAACATCCAGCCGGCTTTAGCTTTTTGAGCATAAATCGCCGCAAAAAAAATCAATCGTCCCCTCTGCCCGGGCGGGATCTCCTGCACCGTGCTCGCCCCCAACCTCAGCCTCAAGAACATCCAGCCGGCTTCAGCCGACTTTTGGTATCAGCCTGCGATTTGAATCGCAGGATAGAGTTGGTCTGCCCGGGCGGTATCTCCTGCACCGTGCTCGCCCCCAACCTCAGCCTCAAGAACTTCCAGCCGGCTTCAGCCGGCTTTTGGTATCAGCCTGCGATTTGAATCGCAGGATCGAATCGCAGGGATTTGAATCGCAGGATCGAATCGCAGGATTGAAGCCCAGAAACCCCTTGCAAAATCCCGCCAAAATCCCTTTCATCTCTCCATGAACCAACTCGACAGCTACGCGATCGTCGCCCGGCTGCGCGCGCAATGGCGGAATTCCCTGCGGCACTATGACAACTTCACCCTGCGCCGCGATTTGATCGCGGGCTTGACCGTGGCCTTTGTCGCCCTGCCGCAATCCATCGCCTATGCCTTGATCGCGGGCGTCCCGGCGCAATACGGCATCTACGCCTTCATCACCGGCAGCATCGTGGCCGCGGCGTTCGGCTCCTCGCGGCATCTGCAAAGCGGGCCGACCAACGCCAGCTCCATCGTCATTGCCAGCACCCTCGCCGTCTATGCCGCGCAGGAAAACTTCATCGGAGTCGTTTTTCTGCTGGGCTTTCTGGCGGGCAGCCTGCAACTGGCCGCGGGTTTGTTGCAGCTCGGCAATCTCACCGAGTTCATTTCAAAAGCCGTGCTCACCGGTTTTATTGCCGCGGCCGGGCTGCTGATCATGACGAATCAACTGCCCAACTTGCTCGGCTTCAGCAAACAGAGCAACATGATGGCGCTCGACGGCATTCTGAACGTCGTTCGCCACCTCGATCAAATCAACCCGGCCGCACTGGCGATTGGCGCCGGCACGATTCTGGGCGCACTCTTCATTCAAAAATATTGCCCGAAATCGCGGCTGGGCTTGCCGCTGCTGCCGCCTTACTTGACTGCGCTGCTGGCCGCGGCCGCAGTGGTTTGGCTGCTCGAGCTCGAAGGCCAGGGCTTGCGCCTGGTCGGCGAGATTCTCAGCTCGCTGCCGCCGTTGAGCCTGCCGGTATTCGATTGGAAAACGATACAAGCGTTAAGCGCGGGCGCGCTGGCGCTCGGCCTCATCGGCCTGGCAGAATCCTATTCCGCTGCGAAATCGGCCGCGGCCTTCACCGGCGACAAGATCGATCCGGATCAGGAATTGATCGGCCAGGGCACCGCCAAAATCGTGACCGCGTTTCTCAGCGGCATGCCGGTTTCCGGCTCGATCACCCGCACGTTGCTGAACTATCGCGCCGGCGCGCTGACGCGTTTTGCCAATGTTTTCGCGGGAATATTCGTGGCGCTGGCGGGACTGCTGATCAGCCCCGTGATGCGTTACCTGCCGGTGGCGGCGCTGGCCGGCATTCTGATGTTGATCGCCGCGACCATGGTCAATTGGCACGAGGCCAAAATCGCCTGGCACACCACGCGCGGTGACCGTGCCGCGCTGCTCACGACCTTCATCGGCGCATTGGTTTTTCCGCTGGATCAGGCCATCTTCATCGGCGTCGGCATCTCGATCATCCTGTTCCTGCGCAAGGTGCGCAAGCCGCGCCTTACCGAGCTGGTGTATGATTGGCACCTCGGCTTCAAGGAACTCGATGCTTCCCAGCCGCATCCGCTGCCGGAAATCGCCATCGTTCATATCTCCGGCGACGTGTTTTTCGGCACCGCGGAATTTCTGGAGAACGAGCTGTTGCGCATCGCGCACCGGCCCGAGCTGCGCGTGCTGATCTTGCGCATGCGCGGGGCGGCCTGCCTCGACGCCACCTTCGTGCTCTCGCTGATGAAGGTGCACGAATACATGAAGGCGGGCGGCAAACTGCTGCTCATCTCCGGGGCCACCAGTGAGGCCGCGCGCGTTTTGGAACGTTCCGGCCTGGAGGCCAGCATCGGTCGCGAGAACATTTTTTTCACCGATGCCACTTTGTTCAAGGCCACCCGCCACGCCATTGACCGCGCGGTGGAATTTTTGGAGCAGGAGGGAGGCAATACTTCCGGCGCATCCCGCCAACCGGCTGCGGCACAACCGATTGCGCCGCAATCTCAGTGAGACCGGCGGACGCCGGGTCGCGCAGGAGGCCGGGCAAGCGCGAGAATTCTCCCACCAGCGCAGCGCTGCGCCTGAGTGGTCGGTGGTGAATCGCAATTCATGCACCCGTGGAAAAAGTCGACATTTGCATCATCGGCGCCGGCCCGGCGGGCCTGGCGACCGCGGCCGCACTCATCAAGCAGCGGCCGGGAATGCGGGATCACATTCTGATTCTCGAAAAAGAACAGCATCCCCGCCACAAACTTTGCGGCGGCGGCCTCACGCCCTGGGTTGACCGCCTGCTGCGCGAGCTGGATTTGACCGCGCCGGCACCGGACTTTTGCGTCGACCGCGTGCGGTTCTATCTCAACGACGAGCCGCTCGTTTTCGACGTGCCGGGATTGATGCGCACGATTCG
The window above is part of the bacterium genome. Proteins encoded here:
- a CDS encoding SulP family inorganic anion transporter, whose protein sequence is MNQLDSYAIVARLRAQWRNSLRHYDNFTLRRDLIAGLTVAFVALPQSIAYALIAGVPAQYGIYAFITGSIVAAAFGSSRHLQSGPTNASSIVIASTLAVYAAQENFIGVVFLLGFLAGSLQLAAGLLQLGNLTEFISKAVLTGFIAAAGLLIMTNQLPNLLGFSKQSNMMALDGILNVVRHLDQINPAALAIGAGTILGALFIQKYCPKSRLGLPLLPPYLTALLAAAAVVWLLELEGQGLRLVGEILSSLPPLSLPVFDWKTIQALSAGALALGLIGLAESYSAAKSAAAFTGDKIDPDQELIGQGTAKIVTAFLSGMPVSGSITRTLLNYRAGALTRFANVFAGIFVALAGLLISPVMRYLPVAALAGILMLIAATMVNWHEAKIAWHTTRGDRAALLTTFIGALVFPLDQAIFIGVGISIILFLRKVRKPRLTELVYDWHLGFKELDASQPHPLPEIAIVHISGDVFFGTAEFLENELLRIAHRPELRVLILRMRGAACLDATFVLSLMKVHEYMKAGGKLLLISGATSEAARVLERSGLEASIGRENIFFTDATLFKATRHAIDRAVEFLEQEGGNTSGASRQPAAAQPIAPQSQ